A stretch of the Agromyces larvae genome encodes the following:
- the radA gene encoding DNA repair protein RadA, with product MARPSPTFRCSECGWSTIKWVGRCGECQQWGTVAETGAAAAPARMPTAIIPAGDRRARPIAEVEVEHTAHRPTGIGEFDRVLGGGLVAGAAILLSGEPGVGKSTLLLEVAARVASAGRRVLYVSAEESAAQVRLRAGRTGALTPELYLASETDLATVLGHVDEVGPDLLIVDSVQTVASSLSDGLPGQPSQVREVASTLIRLAKERQLPVLLVGHVTKDGAIAGPRLLEHLVDVVCQFEGDRQTSLRFVRALKNRFGPTDEVGCFEMAGDGIAEVPDPSGLFLSRSRTAVSGTCVTVALEGRRALPVEVQALVVETKAPQPRRVVNGVDPSRVAMILAVLERRAGLRRIGEHDVYVSTVGGVRLIEPAADLAIAIAIASAVRDRAVPHELAAFGEISLAGEIRPVTAAKQRGAEARRLGYTRLLDVESGSVHAAVEQAMRASVTTRERELDAAF from the coding sequence ATGGCTCGCCCCTCACCGACCTTCCGCTGCTCCGAGTGCGGGTGGTCGACCATCAAATGGGTCGGTCGGTGCGGCGAATGCCAGCAGTGGGGCACGGTCGCCGAAACGGGCGCCGCCGCGGCGCCCGCGCGCATGCCGACCGCGATCATTCCCGCCGGCGATCGACGCGCGCGGCCGATCGCCGAGGTCGAGGTCGAGCACACCGCGCACCGACCGACCGGCATCGGCGAGTTCGACCGGGTGCTCGGCGGCGGTCTGGTCGCGGGTGCGGCCATCCTGCTGTCGGGCGAGCCCGGGGTCGGCAAGTCCACGCTGCTGCTCGAGGTCGCCGCGCGGGTCGCTTCGGCCGGGCGGCGCGTGCTCTATGTCAGCGCCGAGGAGTCGGCGGCGCAGGTGCGCCTGCGTGCCGGCCGCACCGGTGCACTCACGCCCGAGCTGTACCTCGCGAGCGAGACCGACCTGGCCACGGTGCTCGGCCACGTCGACGAGGTCGGCCCCGACCTGCTCATCGTCGACTCGGTGCAGACGGTCGCGAGTTCGCTCTCCGACGGGCTGCCCGGCCAGCCGAGCCAGGTGCGCGAGGTCGCGTCCACCCTCATCCGGCTCGCGAAAGAACGGCAACTGCCGGTGCTGCTCGTCGGGCACGTCACGAAGGACGGCGCGATCGCCGGCCCGCGCCTGCTCGAACACCTCGTCGACGTGGTGTGCCAGTTCGAGGGCGACCGGCAGACCTCGCTGCGGTTCGTCCGGGCGCTGAAGAACCGGTTCGGTCCCACCGACGAAGTGGGCTGCTTCGAGATGGCCGGCGACGGCATCGCCGAGGTTCCCGACCCGTCGGGGCTGTTCCTCAGCCGTTCGCGCACCGCGGTCAGCGGCACCTGCGTCACGGTCGCGCTCGAGGGCCGGCGGGCGCTGCCGGTCGAGGTGCAGGCGCTCGTCGTCGAGACGAAGGCACCGCAGCCCCGGCGCGTCGTGAACGGCGTCGACCCGTCACGGGTCGCGATGATCCTCGCGGTGCTCGAACGACGCGCAGGGCTGCGACGCATCGGCGAACACGACGTCTACGTGTCGACGGTCGGCGGGGTACGTCTCATCGAGCCCGCCGCCGACCTCGCGATCGCGATCGCCATCGCCTCGGCGGTACGCGACCGCGCCGTGCCGCACGAACTCGCCGCGTTCGGCGAGATCAGCCTCGCCGGCGAGATCCGCCCCGTCACCGCGGCGAAGCAGCGCGGCGCCGAGGCGCGACGGCTCGGCTACACCCGCCTGCTCGACGTCGAGTCGGGCAGCGTGCACGCCGCCGTCGAGCAGGCGATGCGCGCCTCGGTCACCACGCGCGAACGCGAACTCGACGCGGCGTTCTGA
- a CDS encoding dehydrogenase: MAGKARKKPQQQPLEFRSQALAEALGKQDMAAVALALRHGNTVVPLIKPGPRDNPLDGGEVWTYRDQNTGEVALLLFSDAANKPANLPPAVGLQSPAWLRTFLKRYESTITTVFLDIAGPHPMQASPSELLRALEA, translated from the coding sequence ATGGCAGGCAAGGCGCGCAAGAAGCCGCAGCAGCAGCCCCTCGAGTTCCGCTCGCAAGCACTCGCCGAGGCGCTCGGGAAGCAGGACATGGCGGCGGTCGCGCTCGCACTGCGCCACGGCAACACCGTCGTGCCGCTCATCAAGCCGGGGCCGCGCGACAACCCCCTCGACGGCGGCGAAGTGTGGACCTACCGCGACCAGAACACGGGCGAGGTCGCGCTGCTGCTGTTCAGTGATGCGGCGAACAAGCCCGCGAACCTGCCGCCTGCCGTCGGCCTGCAGAGCCCCGCGTGGCTGCGGACCTTCCTGAAACGGTACGAGTCGACGATCACCACGGTGTTCCTCGACATCGCGGGGCCGCACCCGATGCAGGCGTCGCCGAGCGAGCTGTTGCGCGCGCTCGAGGCGTAG
- a CDS encoding amino-acid N-acetyltransferase gives MADFTVRRARTSDIPSILALVEPLVTRRILLGKERVDLYGAVQEFRVAETADGEVIGCGGLHVMWEDLGEVRTLAVADPWLGRGVGHALLTVLEADARELGLTRLFCLTFEVAFFGRNGFEDMGDETVDPEVYAELVRSHDEGVAEFLDLARVKQNTLGNTRMLKVL, from the coding sequence ATGGCCGACTTCACGGTGCGCCGGGCGCGCACGAGCGACATCCCCTCGATCCTCGCCCTCGTGGAGCCGCTCGTCACCCGACGCATCCTGCTCGGCAAGGAGCGCGTCGACCTCTACGGCGCGGTGCAGGAGTTCCGCGTCGCCGAGACCGCCGACGGCGAGGTCATCGGCTGCGGGGGGCTGCACGTGATGTGGGAAGACCTGGGCGAGGTGCGCACACTCGCCGTCGCCGATCCGTGGCTCGGCCGCGGGGTCGGGCACGCGCTGCTCACGGTCCTGGAGGCGGACGCGCGCGAGCTCGGACTCACCCGCCTGTTCTGCCTGACCTTCGAAGTCGCGTTCTTCGGGCGCAACGGGTTCGAGGACATGGGCGACGAGACCGTCGACCCCGAGGTCTACGCCGAACTGGTGCGCTCGCACGACGAGGGCGTCGCGGAGTTCCTCGACCTCGCGCGGGTCAAGCAGAACACCCTCGGCAACACCCGGATGCTGAAAGTGCTGTAG
- a CDS encoding ATP-dependent Clp protease ATP-binding subunit, with the protein MFERFTDRARRVVVLAQEEAKMLNHNYIGTEHILLGLIHEGEGVAAKALESLGISLDAVREQVQDIIGQGQQPPTGHIPFTPRAKKVLELSLREALQLGHNYIGTEHILLGLIREGEGVAAQVLVKLGADLNRVRQQVIQLLSGYQGKEQVQVGANEQQQAQGGSQILDQFGRNLTQAAREGKLDPVIGREKEIERVMQILSRRSKNNPVLIGEPGVGKTAVVEGLAQAIVKGEVPETLKDKQLYSLDLGSLIAGSRYRGDFEERLKKVTKEIRTRGDIIVFIDEIHTLVGAGAAEGAIDAASILKPLLARGELQTIGATTLDEYRKHFEKDAALERRFQPIQVAEPSLPHAINILKGLRDRYEAHHKVSITDGAIVAAANLADRYISDRFLPDKAIDLIDEAGARLRLSILSSPPELREFDEKIAVVRAAKETAIEDQDFEKAAGLRDEEKNLLGERLRLEKQWKSGDVTTTAVVDEGLIAEVLAQATGIPVFKLTEEESSRLVFMEKALHERVIGQEEAISALSKTIRRTRAGLKDPKRPSGSFIFAGPTGVGKTELAKALAEFLFDDEAAMISLDMSEYGEKHTVSRLFGAPPGFVGFEEGGQLTEKVRRKPFSVVLFDEIEKAHPDIFNSLLQILEEGRLTDGQGRVVDFKNTVIIMTTNLGTKDISGGPVGFQIEGDPRTGYDLMRAKVNEELKKHFKPEFLNRVDEIIVFPQLSKAELLQIVDLFIKRLAERMLDRDMTVDLTTAAKERLIEVGFDPALGARPLRRAVQHEVEDRLSEKILHGELNSGDHVHVDFRDGEFVFTTSQRALPVGIGVNTGAALGTGQATPDLAAGTGS; encoded by the coding sequence ATGTTCGAGAGATTCACCGACCGAGCCCGTCGTGTCGTCGTCCTGGCCCAAGAAGAGGCCAAGATGCTGAACCACAACTACATCGGCACCGAGCACATCCTGCTCGGCCTCATCCACGAGGGTGAGGGCGTGGCCGCGAAGGCGCTCGAGTCGCTCGGGATCTCGCTCGACGCGGTGCGCGAGCAGGTGCAGGACATCATCGGCCAGGGCCAGCAGCCGCCCACCGGGCACATCCCCTTCACGCCGCGCGCCAAGAAGGTGCTCGAGCTCTCGCTGCGCGAAGCGCTGCAGCTCGGCCACAACTACATCGGCACCGAGCACATCCTGCTCGGACTCATCCGCGAGGGCGAGGGCGTCGCCGCCCAGGTGCTCGTCAAGCTCGGCGCCGACCTCAACCGCGTGCGCCAGCAGGTCATCCAGCTGCTCTCGGGCTACCAGGGCAAGGAGCAGGTGCAGGTCGGTGCGAACGAGCAGCAGCAGGCTCAGGGCGGCTCGCAGATCCTCGACCAGTTCGGCCGCAACCTCACGCAGGCCGCACGCGAGGGCAAGCTCGACCCCGTGATCGGGCGCGAGAAGGAGATCGAGCGCGTCATGCAGATCCTGTCGCGCCGCTCCAAGAACAACCCGGTGCTCATCGGCGAGCCCGGCGTCGGCAAGACCGCCGTCGTCGAGGGGCTCGCGCAGGCGATCGTCAAGGGCGAGGTGCCCGAGACGCTGAAAGACAAGCAGCTCTACTCGCTCGACCTCGGGTCGCTCATCGCCGGGTCCCGCTACCGCGGCGACTTCGAAGAGCGCCTGAAGAAGGTCACGAAAGAGATCCGCACGCGCGGCGACATCATCGTCTTCATCGACGAGATCCACACCCTCGTGGGTGCGGGGGCCGCCGAGGGCGCGATCGACGCGGCATCCATCCTGAAGCCGCTGCTCGCCCGCGGCGAGCTGCAGACCATCGGCGCGACCACCCTCGACGAGTACCGCAAGCACTTCGAGAAGGACGCCGCGCTCGAGCGCCGGTTCCAGCCGATCCAGGTCGCCGAGCCGAGCCTGCCGCACGCCATCAACATCCTGAAGGGCCTGCGCGACCGCTACGAGGCGCACCACAAGGTGTCCATCACCGACGGCGCCATCGTCGCCGCGGCGAACCTCGCCGACCGCTACATCAGCGACCGCTTCCTGCCCGACAAGGCGATCGACCTGATCGACGAGGCCGGCGCGCGCCTGCGCCTGTCGATCCTGTCGAGCCCGCCCGAGCTGCGCGAGTTCGACGAGAAGATCGCCGTCGTGCGCGCCGCGAAGGAGACCGCGATCGAAGACCAGGACTTCGAGAAGGCCGCGGGTCTGCGCGACGAGGAGAAGAACCTCCTCGGCGAGCGGCTGCGCCTCGAGAAGCAGTGGAAGTCGGGCGACGTCACCACCACCGCGGTCGTCGACGAGGGCCTGATCGCCGAAGTGCTCGCTCAGGCGACCGGCATCCCCGTCTTCAAGCTCACCGAAGAGGAGTCGAGCCGGCTCGTCTTCATGGAGAAGGCGCTGCACGAGCGCGTCATCGGCCAGGAGGAGGCGATCTCCGCCCTCTCGAAGACGATTCGACGCACCCGCGCCGGGCTCAAGGACCCGAAGCGCCCCTCGGGGTCGTTCATCTTCGCCGGCCCCACGGGCGTCGGCAAGACCGAGCTCGCCAAGGCGCTCGCCGAATTCCTCTTCGACGACGAGGCCGCGATGATCTCGCTCGACATGAGCGAGTACGGCGAGAAGCACACCGTCTCCCGACTGTTCGGCGCGCCTCCCGGGTTCGTCGGCTTCGAAGAGGGCGGCCAGCTCACCGAGAAGGTGCGGCGCAAGCCGTTCAGCGTCGTGCTGTTCGACGAGATCGAGAAGGCGCACCCCGACATCTTCAACTCGCTCCTGCAGATCCTGGAGGAGGGCCGCCTGACCGACGGCCAGGGCCGCGTGGTCGACTTCAAGAACACCGTGATCATCATGACCACGAACCTCGGCACGAAGGACATCTCGGGCGGGCCGGTCGGCTTCCAGATCGAGGGCGACCCGCGCACCGGGTACGACCTCATGCGCGCGAAGGTGAACGAAGAGCTCAAGAAGCACTTCAAGCCCGAGTTCCTGAACCGCGTCGACGAGATCATCGTGTTCCCGCAGCTCTCGAAGGCCGAACTGCTCCAGATCGTCGACCTGTTCATCAAGCGGCTCGCCGAGCGCATGCTCGACCGCGACATGACGGTCGACCTGACGACTGCGGCGAAGGAGCGGCTCATCGAGGTCGGGTTCGACCCGGCGCTCGGCGCCCGGCCGCTGCGCCGTGCGGTGCAGCACGAGGTCGAAGACCGGCTGAGCGAGAAGATCCTGCACGGCGAGCTCAACTCGGGCGACCACGTGCACGTCGACTTCCGCGATGGCGAGTTCGTGTTCACCACGTCGCAGCGAGCGCTGCCCGTCGGCATCGGCGTCAACACCGGCGCCGCGCTCGGCACCGGCCAGGCGACCCCCGACCTGGCGGCCGGCACGGGCTCGTAA
- a CDS encoding helix-turn-helix domain-containing protein has protein sequence MAPAEPDDGHDIHCRLDELLAARGMTLARLSELVGVSVVNLSVLKNDRARAIRFSTLQAICDALGCEVGDLLVRRPRSAT, from the coding sequence ATGGCTCCCGCCGAACCCGACGACGGGCACGACATCCACTGCCGGCTCGACGAACTGCTCGCCGCCCGCGGCATGACCCTGGCGCGGCTCAGCGAACTCGTCGGCGTGAGCGTGGTGAACCTCAGCGTGCTGAAGAACGACCGGGCACGAGCCATCCGGTTCTCCACGCTCCAGGCGATCTGCGACGCGCTGGGCTGCGAAGTCGGCGACCTGCTGGTGCGCCGGCCCCGGTCGGCTACTTGA
- a CDS encoding pirin family protein, which yields MSNLERDPTELLSSPDESSGPRVHVLAPREVPLGGPRAMHVRRTLPQRGRTTIGAWCFIDHYGPDDVAETGGMVVPPHPHTGLQTVSWLFEGEIEHRDSAGNHAFVRPGEVNLMTAGQGISHSEVSTPQTARLHGVQLWVALPDAARDALPFFEHAQTTPVQVDDASVRVFVGSLPYLERDGGTAVTVFSPLVAAEIELPAGGEAWIDLDPAFEHGLLVDRGPVHLTVPPVEGEADDTPDGADPLAVAGHATTLAWSELGLLPEGHEGVRLRATDAPVRVLLVGGAPFGEQLVMWWNFIGRSHEEVEEFRRQWQSEVIAGGDAHGRFGTVEGYDGAPLPAPELPTVRLRPRS from the coding sequence ATGAGCAACCTCGAGCGCGATCCCACCGAACTGCTCAGCTCGCCCGACGAGTCCAGCGGCCCGCGCGTGCACGTGCTCGCGCCGCGCGAGGTGCCCCTCGGCGGGCCGCGGGCGATGCACGTGCGACGTACGCTGCCCCAGCGGGGTCGCACGACCATCGGCGCGTGGTGCTTCATCGATCACTACGGGCCCGACGATGTGGCCGAGACCGGCGGCATGGTCGTGCCGCCGCACCCGCACACGGGGTTGCAGACCGTGAGCTGGCTCTTCGAGGGCGAGATCGAGCACCGCGACTCGGCCGGCAACCACGCGTTCGTGCGCCCCGGCGAGGTGAACCTGATGACCGCGGGGCAGGGCATCTCGCACTCCGAGGTCTCGACCCCGCAGACCGCGCGGTTGCACGGCGTGCAGCTCTGGGTCGCGCTGCCCGACGCCGCCCGCGACGCCCTCCCCTTCTTCGAGCACGCGCAAACGACGCCCGTGCAGGTCGACGATGCATCCGTTCGCGTGTTCGTGGGCTCGCTGCCGTACCTCGAGCGCGATGGAGGCACCGCCGTGACCGTCTTCTCGCCGCTCGTGGCCGCCGAGATCGAGCTTCCCGCCGGGGGCGAGGCGTGGATCGACCTCGACCCGGCGTTCGAGCACGGCCTGCTCGTCGACCGCGGTCCGGTGCATCTCACCGTGCCGCCCGTCGAGGGCGAGGCGGACGACACGCCCGACGGCGCCGACCCGCTCGCGGTCGCCGGGCACGCGACGACGCTCGCGTGGAGCGAGCTCGGGCTGCTCCCCGAGGGTCACGAGGGAGTTCGGCTTCGGGCGACGGATGCTCCGGTGCGCGTGCTGCTCGTCGGCGGCGCGCCGTTCGGCGAGCAGCTGGTGATGTGGTGGAACTTCATCGGGCGCAGTCACGAGGAGGTCGAGGAGTTCCGCCGACAGTGGCAGTCCGAGGTGATCGCGGGCGGCGACGCGCACGGGCGGTTCGGCACCGTCGAAGGCTACGACGGAGCACCGCTGCCTGCCCCCGAACTGCCGACGGTCCGCCTGCGCCCTCGGTCGTGA
- the cls gene encoding cardiolipin synthase: MGESGWDLAAFIAIAIILVDIVIRVIAVIIVPPNRRPTAGMAWLLAIFFLPIPGILIFWLIGDPKLPKARRAKQAEVSRYILDSTHGVERVSDSSSWPGWFEGVVQLNRNLGAMPLIGSNSASLIGDYEASLADMAAAIRGAERYVHAEFYIFALDRTTEDFFDALGEAAARGVEVRVLLDHVASFRVKGYRQTLRRLTELGVEWRLMLPVQPLKGKYQRPDLRNHRKILVVDSEVAFMGSQNVIDRSYNKKSNQRRGLKWKELVVRVEGPIVSGLDAIFATDWYLETDEVPHRDEFVNAFEQEGAAQDLDCQVVPSGPGYSTENNLKLFLALLYAAREQIIITSPYFVPDEAMLYAISGATQRGVHVELFVSEIGDQALVYHAQRSYYEALLRSGVKIYMYRAPYILHAKHFTIDDDVAVIGSSNMDIRSFELNMEVSLLVRGASFVREMREVEAGYRRESRELTLDEWLTQPLRSTVLDNLARLTSALQ, from the coding sequence ATGGGGGAATCCGGGTGGGACCTCGCGGCGTTCATCGCCATCGCGATCATCCTCGTCGACATCGTCATCCGCGTCATCGCCGTCATCATCGTCCCGCCCAACCGGCGGCCCACCGCCGGCATGGCCTGGCTGCTGGCGATCTTCTTCCTGCCCATCCCCGGCATCCTCATCTTCTGGCTCATCGGCGACCCGAAGCTGCCGAAGGCCAGGCGCGCCAAGCAGGCCGAGGTCAGTCGGTACATCCTCGACTCCACGCACGGCGTCGAGCGGGTCAGCGACTCGAGCTCATGGCCCGGCTGGTTCGAGGGCGTCGTGCAGCTGAACCGCAACCTGGGCGCGATGCCGCTCATCGGATCGAACAGCGCGAGCCTGATCGGCGACTACGAGGCGTCGCTCGCCGACATGGCCGCGGCGATCCGCGGTGCCGAGCGCTACGTGCACGCCGAGTTCTACATCTTCGCGCTCGACCGCACCACCGAGGACTTCTTCGACGCCCTCGGCGAGGCCGCCGCCCGAGGCGTCGAGGTGCGGGTGCTGCTCGACCACGTCGCCTCCTTCCGGGTGAAGGGCTACCGGCAGACACTGCGGCGGCTCACCGAGCTGGGCGTCGAGTGGCGGCTCATGCTGCCGGTGCAGCCGCTCAAGGGCAAGTACCAGCGGCCCGACCTGCGCAACCACCGCAAGATCCTCGTCGTCGACAGCGAGGTCGCCTTCATGGGTTCGCAGAACGTCATCGATCGCAGCTACAACAAGAAGTCGAACCAGCGGCGCGGGCTCAAGTGGAAGGAGCTCGTCGTCCGCGTCGAAGGCCCGATCGTGTCGGGGCTCGACGCGATCTTCGCCACCGACTGGTACCTCGAGACCGACGAGGTGCCGCACCGCGACGAGTTCGTGAACGCGTTCGAGCAGGAGGGCGCGGCGCAGGACCTGGACTGCCAGGTCGTGCCGTCGGGGCCGGGGTACTCGACCGAGAACAACCTGAAACTGTTCCTCGCCCTGCTGTACGCGGCGCGCGAGCAGATCATCATCACCAGCCCGTACTTCGTGCCCGACGAGGCGATGCTGTACGCGATCAGCGGCGCGACCCAGCGGGGCGTCCACGTCGAACTGTTCGTGTCCGAGATCGGCGACCAGGCGCTCGTCTACCACGCGCAACGGTCGTACTACGAGGCGCTGCTGCGGTCGGGCGTGAAGATCTACATGTACCGCGCACCGTACATCCTGCACGCCAAGCACTTCACGATCGACGACGACGTCGCGGTGATCGGGTCGAGCAACATGGACATCCGCTCGTTCGAACTGAACATGGAGGTGTCGCTGCTCGTGCGCGGCGCCTCGTTCGTGCGCGAGATGCGCGAGGTCGAGGCCGGCTACCGTCGGGAGAGCCGCGAGCTCACCCTCGACGAGTGGCTCACCCAGCCGCTCCGCTCGACGGTGCTCGACAACCTGGCGCGGCTCACCAGCGCGCTGCAGTAG
- the lysS gene encoding lysine--tRNA ligase, whose product MADTQIDAATEPTAEEISEQKAVRLAKRDRLNDGAELGGGAYPVSLPVTATIPEVRDRFIGLGVDEQSGERVGLAGRVVFSRNTGKLCFATLQSGDGSRIQAMVSLASVGEESLKAWKELVDLGDHVFVEGEVITSRRGELSIMVSEWRIAAKAVLPLPNLHNELSEETRVRSRYLDLIAREQARRNVLDRAKVNASLRATFAGRGFIEVETPMLQVMHGGASARPFVTHSNAFDTELYLRIAPELYLKRAVVGGIERVFEINRNFRNEGADSTHSPEFAMLEAYQAYTDYHGIADLTQQLIQDAAVAVSGSHVVAWADGTEYDLGGDWARISMYDSLSEAVGEQITPETPMARLKELADAAGIEVDHPLPGKYVEELWEHHVKAHLVAPTFVMDFPLDTSPLVRWHRSIPGVVEKWDLYIRGFELATGYSELVDPVVQRERFVEQAKLAAGGDPEAMRLDEEFLRALEFGMPPSGGMGMGIDRLLMAITGLGIRETILFPLVK is encoded by the coding sequence ATGGCCGACACGCAGATCGACGCCGCCACCGAGCCCACCGCCGAGGAGATCTCGGAACAGAAGGCCGTGCGGCTCGCGAAGCGCGACCGGCTGAACGACGGCGCCGAGCTCGGCGGCGGCGCGTACCCGGTGAGCCTGCCCGTCACGGCGACGATCCCCGAGGTGCGCGACCGGTTCATCGGCCTCGGCGTCGACGAGCAGTCGGGCGAGCGCGTCGGACTCGCCGGCCGGGTCGTGTTCTCGCGCAACACCGGCAAGCTGTGCTTCGCGACCCTGCAGTCGGGCGACGGCAGCCGCATCCAGGCCATGGTCTCGCTCGCCTCGGTGGGCGAGGAGTCGCTGAAGGCGTGGAAGGAGCTCGTCGACCTCGGCGACCACGTGTTCGTCGAGGGCGAGGTGATCACGAGCCGCCGCGGCGAGCTGTCGATCATGGTGAGCGAGTGGCGCATCGCGGCCAAGGCCGTGCTACCGCTGCCGAACCTGCACAACGAGCTCAGCGAAGAGACCCGCGTGCGCAGCCGCTACCTCGACCTCATCGCGCGCGAGCAGGCCCGGCGCAACGTCCTCGACCGCGCCAAGGTCAACGCCAGCCTGCGCGCCACCTTCGCGGGCCGCGGCTTCATCGAGGTCGAGACCCCGATGCTGCAGGTCATGCACGGCGGGGCATCCGCCCGCCCGTTCGTGACGCACTCGAACGCGTTCGACACCGAGCTGTACCTGCGCATCGCGCCCGAGCTGTACCTGAAGCGCGCCGTCGTCGGCGGCATCGAGCGGGTCTTCGAGATCAACCGCAACTTCCGCAACGAGGGCGCCGACTCGACCCACTCGCCCGAGTTCGCGATGCTCGAGGCGTACCAGGCGTACACCGACTACCACGGCATCGCCGACCTCACCCAGCAGCTCATCCAGGACGCCGCGGTCGCGGTGTCGGGCTCGCACGTGGTCGCCTGGGCCGACGGCACCGAGTACGACCTCGGCGGCGACTGGGCGCGCATCTCGATGTACGACTCGCTGAGCGAAGCGGTCGGCGAGCAGATCACGCCCGAGACGCCGATGGCGCGCCTGAAGGAGCTGGCCGACGCGGCCGGCATCGAGGTCGACCACCCGCTGCCGGGCAAGTACGTCGAGGAGCTCTGGGAGCACCACGTGAAGGCCCACCTGGTCGCGCCGACGTTCGTGATGGACTTCCCGCTCGACACCTCCCCGCTCGTGCGCTGGCACCGCAGCATCCCCGGCGTGGTCGAGAAGTGGGACCTCTACATTCGCGGCTTCGAGCTCGCGACCGGGTACTCCGAACTGGTCGACCCGGTCGTGCAGCGCGAGCGGTTCGTCGAGCAGGCCAAGCTCGCCGCCGGCGGCGACCCAGAGGCGATGCGCCTCGACGAGGAGTTCCTGCGCGCGCTCGAGTTCGGCATGCCGCCCTCGGGCGGCATGGGCATGGGCATCGACCGGCTGCTCATGGCGATCACGGGCCTCGGGATCCGCGAGACCATCCTCTTCCCGCTGGTCAAGTGA
- the panC gene encoding pantoate--beta-alanine ligase has translation MTTAAPATRIVDAIDVLRGILAERRAGGASVALVPTMGALHDGHLALVRRAREVADVVVVSIFVNPLQFGEGEDLDRYPRTLDADVAALAGLGVELVFAPSVAEMYPTGPVSTRVTAGEVGDLYEGASRPGHFDGMLTVVSKLFHIAQPDVAVFGQKDAQQVFLVKRMVRDLDLPLRVEIVPTVREADGLALSSRNRYLSSDDRGAALALSESLRAAERAAADGVAEALAEADAAFGAHDLQPDYLVIVDPETFLPVADDATGDAIVIVAARVGTTRLIDNARVRLG, from the coding sequence GTGACCACGGCCGCACCCGCCACGCGCATCGTCGACGCCATCGACGTGCTCCGCGGCATCCTCGCCGAACGACGCGCCGGCGGAGCATCCGTCGCCCTCGTGCCCACCATGGGCGCCCTGCACGACGGCCATCTCGCCCTCGTGCGCCGCGCCCGCGAAGTCGCCGACGTCGTCGTGGTGTCGATCTTCGTGAACCCGCTGCAGTTCGGCGAGGGCGAAGACCTCGACCGCTACCCGCGCACCCTCGATGCCGACGTCGCCGCACTCGCAGGGCTCGGCGTCGAACTGGTCTTCGCGCCGAGCGTGGCCGAGATGTATCCGACGGGGCCGGTCTCCACACGCGTCACGGCGGGCGAGGTCGGCGACCTCTACGAAGGCGCATCGCGACCCGGCCATTTCGACGGCATGCTCACCGTGGTGTCGAAGCTGTTCCACATCGCCCAGCCCGACGTCGCGGTGTTCGGCCAGAAGGACGCGCAGCAGGTGTTCCTCGTGAAGCGCATGGTGCGCGACCTCGACCTGCCGCTGCGCGTCGAGATCGTGCCCACCGTGCGCGAGGCCGACGGGCTCGCCCTCTCGAGCCGCAACCGGTACCTGTCCAGCGATGACCGCGGTGCCGCGCTCGCGCTGTCGGAGTCGCTGCGCGCAGCGGAGCGCGCCGCCGCCGACGGCGTCGCCGAAGCGCTCGCCGAAGCCGACGCGGCGTTCGGGGCGCACGACCTGCAGCCCGACTACCTCGTGATCGTGGACCCCGAGACGTTCCTGCCCGTCGCCGACGACGCGACCGGCGACGCGATCGTGATCGTCGCGGCCCGGGTGGGCACGACCCGGCTCATCGACAACGCGCGGGTGCGGCTCGGCTGA
- a CDS encoding DUF2520 domain-containing protein: MPERAGRLGVGAIGAGRVGAVLAAALGGAGHAVTGVAAVSEQSRDRADAMLPGVPVLPVPDVVERSELVLLAVPADELEELVAGLAAAGVWQPGQLVLHTAARYGTGVLEPARRAGAIPLAVHPAMSFTGTSIDVARLAGTWFAVTAPAPVLPIAQALVVEMGGEPFVVAETDRPAYAEAIETAVSFSTAIVDQASGILDGIGVARAGAVLAPLVRSAVENALARHDGGPLADVGPLPGGPLAGEAGSIDEAGTDRPPGGTR, translated from the coding sequence ATGCCTGAGCGTGCGGGGCGGCTCGGTGTCGGGGCGATCGGCGCCGGCCGCGTGGGTGCGGTGCTCGCGGCCGCGCTGGGCGGCGCGGGGCACGCGGTCACCGGGGTCGCCGCGGTGTCCGAGCAGAGCCGCGACCGGGCCGACGCGATGCTGCCCGGGGTGCCCGTGCTGCCCGTGCCCGACGTGGTCGAGCGCAGCGAGCTGGTGCTGCTCGCGGTGCCGGCCGACGAGCTCGAGGAGCTGGTCGCGGGCCTCGCCGCCGCCGGCGTCTGGCAACCGGGTCAGCTCGTGCTGCACACCGCCGCCCGATACGGCACGGGTGTGCTCGAACCCGCCCGGCGTGCGGGGGCGATCCCGCTCGCCGTGCATCCCGCGATGAGCTTCACCGGCACCAGCATCGACGTGGCTCGACTCGCCGGCACCTGGTTCGCGGTCACCGCGCCCGCGCCGGTGCTGCCCATCGCGCAGGCGCTCGTGGTCGAGATGGGCGGCGAGCCGTTCGTGGTCGCCGAGACCGACCGGCCCGCGTACGCCGAGGCGATCGAGACGGCGGTCTCGTTCTCGACGGCGATCGTCGACCAGGCCAGCGGCATCCTCGACGGCATCGGGGTCGCACGGGCGGGCGCGGTGCTCGCGCCGCTCGTGCGCAGCGCCGTCGAGAACGCGCTCGCCCGGCACGACGGCGGTCCGCTCGCCGACGTCGGGCCGCTGCCCGGCGGGCCGCTCGCAGGCGAGGCGGGTAGCATCGACGAGGCCGGAACCGATCGGCCGCCAGGAGGTACCCGGTGA